Proteins from one Patescibacteria group bacterium genomic window:
- a CDS encoding peptide ABC transporter substrate-binding protein, with product MMKISFFVVFIGLVFLGTRFYLTRLQEVPLRGGVYSEGLVGVPININPLYVDANDVDKDISSLVYSKLFRRSKDGQLEKDLVANYEISADGKVYTFEIKDNVHWHDGAPLTVDDIVFTFNAIKEPRYKSPLRTSFIGVEVEKIDEKKFKFTLGNPYVAFLDLLNFGILPAEKWYQISPESALTVELNKKPIGSGMYKFDKLTKEKSGTIKEYDLVINEDYYGVKPLVEVKFKFYSVVDEAIKALNDGLIDGISYLPFDRREEILTPKNFNFNKLYLPQLSVLFFNQKKNASLADKAIRQALAYGIDKNEIVNTDLNGGAYSIDGPILPNNFAYNDKIKKYNFDIKKANELLDSVDWKMIEVTATMVEEAKNNLESNDEGVVADANVIAALGQGKWRKKDGKYFAVRLVTVDRPEYVKVADRVKKYWESLGVKTEVEIVPVAIAQSEVIKTRNFDVLLYGQVLGADPDPYLFWHSTQTNEGGYNVANFQNKEVDQLLEDARQSLKQEDRQIKYKKFQEIITEEVPAIFLYSPIYTYPQVKKIKNFNIKDILVPSDRFDNINEWYLKTGKKIIW from the coding sequence ATGATGAAGATAAGTTTTTTTGTCGTTTTTATTGGTTTAGTTTTTTTGGGGACACGTTTTTATTTAACACGTTTACAGGAAGTGCCTTTACGAGGTGGTGTTTACAGTGAAGGTTTGGTTGGTGTGCCGATTAATATTAATCCTTTATATGTTGATGCTAATGACGTTGATAAGGATATTTCTAGTTTAGTTTATTCAAAATTATTCCGACGGAGTAAAGATGGACAATTGGAAAAAGATTTAGTGGCCAATTATGAAATTAGTGCCGATGGCAAGGTTTATACTTTTGAAATTAAAGACAATGTACATTGGCATGATGGTGCGCCATTAACGGTTGATGATATTGTTTTTACTTTTAATGCTATTAAGGAGCCAAGATATAAATCACCTTTGCGAACTAGCTTTATTGGTGTTGAAGTAGAAAAGATTGATGAGAAGAAATTTAAATTTACTTTAGGTAATCCATATGTGGCTTTTTTGGATTTATTAAATTTTGGTATTTTGCCGGCTGAGAAGTGGTATCAAATTTCTCCAGAATCAGCCTTGACGGTGGAATTGAATAAGAAGCCAATCGGGAGCGGTATGTATAAGTTTGATAAATTGACCAAGGAAAAATCGGGAACTATCAAGGAATATGACTTGGTAATTAATGAAGATTATTATGGCGTTAAGCCCTTAGTTGAAGTGAAATTTAAATTTTATTCAGTAGTTGACGAGGCAATCAAAGCCTTAAATGATGGTTTGATTGATGGTATAAGTTATTTACCATTTGATCGTAGGGAGGAAATCCTAACACCAAAGAATTTTAATTTCAATAAGTTGTATTTACCACAGTTGTCAGTATTATTCTTTAATCAAAAGAAAAATGCGTCTTTGGCTGATAAGGCAATTAGACAAGCCTTGGCTTATGGCATTGATAAAAATGAAATCGTAAATACAGATTTGAATGGCGGTGCTTATTCAATTGATGGACCAATTTTGCCGAATAATTTTGCCTACAACGACAAGATTAAAAAATATAATTTTGATATAAAAAAAGCAAATGAATTACTTGATAGTGTTGACTGGAAAATGATTGAAGTTACCGCAACGATGGTTGAAGAAGCAAAAAATAATTTAGAGAGTAATGATGAGGGCGTGGTAGCCGACGCTAATGTAATAGCTGCCCTAGGTCAAGGTAAGTGGCGCAAAAAAGATGGCAAATATTTTGCCGTTAGATTGGTAACCGTCGATAGACCGGAGTATGTCAAGGTGGCTGACCGCGTAAAGAAGTATTGGGAAAGCCTTGGTGTAAAAACTGAAGTAGAAATTGTGCCAGTAGCAATTGCACAATCAGAAGTGATTAAGACGAGAAATTTTGATGTCTTGCTATATGGTCAAGTCTTAGGAGCTGATCCGGATCCATATTTATTTTGGCATTCGACTCAAACCAATGAAGGAGGCTATAATGTAGCTAACTTCCAAAATAAAGAAGTTGATCAATTATTAGAAGACGCACGTCAATCTTTAAAACAAGAAGATAGACAGATTAAATATAAGAAATTTCAAGAAATTATTACAGAGGAGGTGCCGGCGATATTTTTATATTCACCGATTTATACCTACCCACAAGTAAAGAAAATTAAAAATTTTAATATAAAAGATATTTTAGTGCCAAGTGATCGTTTTGATAATATCAATGAATGGTATTTGAAAACCGGTAAAAAAATTATTTGGTAA
- the rplT gene encoding 50S ribosomal protein L20, with protein sequence MPRVKRGTTHVKRRANILAKTKGYKWGRKNLIKKAKEAIMHAGAHAFMDRRKKKRTNRALWLIKISAFVREQGVSYSKFINMLKVANVEVDRKILADFAVNNKAVLTEILAQVKK encoded by the coding sequence ATGCCAAGAGTAAAAAGAGGTACAACCCATGTAAAAAGACGAGCAAATATATTAGCGAAAACCAAAGGTTATAAATGGGGACGCAAGAATTTGATCAAAAAAGCTAAAGAAGCGATTATGCACGCAGGTGCTCACGCTTTTATGGATCGCCGCAAGAAAAAGCGAACCAATCGTGCTTTATGGTTGATTAAGATTAGCGCTTTTGTAAGAGAGCAAGGTGTAAGCTATTCTAAATTCATTAATATGTTAAAAGTGGCAAACGTGGAAGTTGACCGAAAGATTTTGGCTGATTTTGCAGTAAATAATAAAGCAGTTCTTACAGAAATTTTAGCGCAAGTTAAAAAATAA
- a CDS encoding ribonuclease J: protein MIRKFKPQVKSLPQGENIAHTKAVGDKKEEVKAAVPYRRGGNYSKMGGRKEEAVKDTSHIFAKGKLRVMVLGGLEEVGRNMTLIEYEQEIIIIDMGLQFPEEDMPGIDYIIPNTEYLKGKEDWIKGVIITHGHMDHIGAIPHLMGMIGNPPMFMGRLTAGLVRKRVEEYNKCPKLAITEIDETKAIQLGRNFRIEFLRVNHSIPDCFAIIAHTPVGNVIHTGDFKIDYSPVNDKPADLNRIAQIGGQGVTLLMADSTDATHPGYQVSESAIGDEMDRIFDKITGRIMIGTFASQLSRLQKIFDLAAKHGRKIYLQGRSMNDNVEIAHGIGYLKFNSKLLIRDADLKNIPDDKILILGTGAQGESNAFLMKVVNGDHRTIHIQRGDTIIFSSSVIPGNERSIQSLKDQIVRQGGRIIHYEMMDVHAGGHAKQEDLKLMMRLLQPEFFMPIEGNHYMLQIHADLAEQIGIPRENIFVPDNGQVTEFTKENDKVTGKLTKEKVPADYVMVDGLGVGDVSNIVLRDRRVMAEDGMIVVIATIDTKTSDIIGNPDLISRGFVYMKDNRELIEKTRMKVKALVKEHCKGAPADDDYIKNRIRNEVGQFLFSQTKRRPMVLPVIIKV from the coding sequence ATGATAAGAAAGTTTAAGCCACAGGTAAAAAGTTTGCCTCAAGGCGAAAATATTGCGCACACAAAAGCGGTGGGTGATAAAAAAGAAGAAGTTAAGGCTGCTGTTCCGTATAGACGGGGTGGTAATTATAGTAAGATGGGTGGTCGCAAAGAAGAAGCGGTGAAAGACACTAGTCATATTTTTGCCAAAGGAAAATTAAGAGTAATGGTTTTAGGCGGGCTTGAAGAAGTTGGTCGCAACATGACTTTAATTGAATATGAGCAAGAAATAATTATTATTGATATGGGACTACAGTTTCCTGAAGAGGATATGCCTGGTATTGACTATATTATTCCTAACACTGAATATTTAAAAGGCAAGGAAGATTGGATTAAGGGTGTAATTATTACTCATGGACACATGGATCACATTGGTGCTATCCCTCATTTAATGGGTATGATTGGTAATCCGCCGATGTTTATGGGTAGACTAACAGCTGGATTGGTTCGTAAGCGTGTTGAGGAATATAATAAATGTCCGAAGTTGGCGATTACGGAAATTGATGAAACTAAGGCTATTCAATTGGGCAGAAATTTCCGAATTGAATTCTTACGTGTTAATCACTCAATTCCTGATTGTTTTGCAATTATTGCTCACACCCCCGTTGGTAATGTAATTCATACAGGCGATTTTAAGATTGATTATTCGCCAGTAAATGATAAACCGGCTGATTTGAATCGTATTGCACAAATTGGTGGACAAGGTGTAACTTTGTTAATGGCCGATTCGACTGACGCCACTCATCCTGGTTATCAAGTTTCAGAGTCAGCGATTGGTGATGAGATGGATAGAATTTTTGACAAGATTACTGGTCGTATTATGATTGGTACTTTTGCTTCACAATTAAGTCGTTTGCAAAAGATTTTTGATTTGGCGGCTAAGCATGGACGTAAGATTTATCTGCAAGGACGAAGTATGAATGATAATGTGGAAATTGCCCATGGTATTGGTTATTTGAAATTTAATTCTAAATTACTGATTCGCGATGCAGATTTGAAAAATATCCCCGATGATAAGATTTTGATTTTGGGTACGGGTGCACAAGGCGAGAGTAATGCCTTCTTAATGAAGGTGGTTAATGGTGATCATCGCACGATTCATATTCAAAGAGGAGATACAATTATTTTTTCATCATCAGTTATTCCTGGTAATGAGCGCTCAATTCAGTCTTTAAAAGATCAAATCGTGAGACAGGGTGGTCGCATTATTCACTATGAAATGATGGATGTGCATGCTGGTGGTCATGCCAAACAAGAGGATTTGAAATTGATGATGCGTCTTTTGCAACCGGAATTTTTTATGCCGATTGAGGGCAATCACTACATGTTGCAAATCCATGCTGACTTAGCTGAGCAGATTGGTATCCCGCGTGAAAATATTTTTGTGCCGGATAATGGACAAGTTACCGAGTTTACTAAAGAAAATGATAAGGTGACTGGTAAATTAACCAAAGAAAAGGTGCCAGCTGATTATGTTATGGTTGACGGCCTTGGTGTTGGCGATGTGTCTAATATTGTGCTTCGTGATCGTCGTGTGATGGCTGAAGATGGTATGATTGTGGTAATTGCTACAATTGATACCAAAACATCGGATATTATTGGTAACCCCGATTTAATTTCTAGAGGCTTCGTTTACATGAAAGACAATCGTGAGTTGATAGAAAAAACTCGCATGAAGGTTAAAGCCTTGGTAAAGGAACATTGCAAAGGTGCTCCAGCTGATGATGATTATATTAAGAATCGAATTCGTAATGAAGTTGGACAATTCTTGTTTAGTCAAACTAAACGTAGACCGATGGTTCTACCAGTTATCATTAAAGTGTAG
- a CDS encoding Glu/Leu/Phe/Val dehydrogenase: MPNNPFSNALKQLEQIDKLIKIDKNILEQLKYPQKVLEVSIPVKMDDGSVKVFIGFRSQHNNARGPYKGGIRFHPAVNVSEVKALSTWMTWKTAVVNIPLGGGKGGVIVDPRQLSIDELEKLARGYIRAIYKLIGPEVDVSAPDIYTDSRIMAWMMDEYELLIGRHQPGVITGKPLSIGGSEARAYSTAQGAVYVLEEAVKKIGLDSGATVGIQGFGNAGSYMAKLLQERGYKIVVLSDSRGTVANYMGLDVDQIDEHKKASGSVAGFHGGMNDGKKHCLDYEVDILIPAALENSINKDNVENINAKLIIELANGPITPEADEILHKKNILVVPDILANAGGVGVSYFEQIQNAYGNYWTEDKVLDKLEKMMVNSFNEVWAEKEKYNTTMRMGAYALAVKRVAQAMKERGRL; this comes from the coding sequence ATGCCAAATAACCCATTCTCTAATGCCCTGAAGCAGTTAGAGCAGATTGATAAATTGATTAAAATCGATAAAAATATTTTAGAACAACTAAAGTATCCACAAAAGGTTTTAGAAGTGTCAATTCCGGTAAAAATGGATGATGGAAGTGTGAAAGTTTTTATTGGTTTTCGATCACAGCATAACAATGCGCGCGGTCCGTATAAGGGCGGGATTAGATTTCATCCTGCTGTTAATGTATCTGAGGTAAAAGCTTTGTCTACTTGGATGACATGGAAAACAGCCGTTGTAAATATTCCTCTCGGAGGTGGTAAGGGTGGTGTGATAGTTGATCCTCGTCAACTATCAATTGATGAACTTGAAAAATTGGCGCGTGGTTATATTCGAGCGATCTATAAATTAATTGGCCCTGAGGTGGATGTGTCAGCGCCAGATATTTATACTGATTCACGCATAATGGCGTGGATGATGGATGAATATGAATTGCTTATTGGGCGGCATCAGCCCGGTGTCATTACCGGGAAGCCATTATCAATTGGTGGTTCAGAGGCACGGGCTTATTCAACAGCACAAGGGGCGGTTTATGTCTTGGAGGAAGCGGTTAAAAAAATCGGCTTGGACTCAGGGGCAACCGTAGGTATTCAAGGTTTTGGCAACGCAGGTAGTTATATGGCAAAACTCCTACAGGAGCGTGGTTATAAAATTGTGGTTTTAAGTGATTCACGCGGAACGGTAGCGAATTACATGGGCCTAGATGTCGATCAGATTGATGAACATAAGAAGGCCTCTGGATCAGTAGCTGGTTTTCATGGTGGTATGAATGATGGCAAAAAACATTGCCTTGACTACGAAGTGGATATTTTAATTCCGGCTGCTTTGGAAAATTCTATCAACAAGGATAACGTTGAAAATATTAACGCGAAATTGATTATCGAATTAGCGAATGGACCAATTACTCCTGAGGCTGATGAAATTTTACACAAGAAGAATATTTTAGTTGTTCCTGATATTTTAGCCAATGCTGGGGGCGTAGGCGTAAGTTATTTTGAGCAAATACAAAATGCTTATGGTAATTATTGGACAGAAGACAAAGTTCTTGATAAACTAGAAAAAATGATGGTTAATTCCTTTAATGAGGTTTGGGCTGAAAAAGAAAAATATAATACAACTATGCGCATGGGTGCTTATGCGTTAGCGGTTAAAAGGGTTGCTCAAGCTATGAAGGAGCGCGGACGATTATAA
- a CDS encoding FAD-dependent oxidoreductase, which produces MYDLAIIGAGPAGMSASIYSSRYGVKNIVIGQPGGLAANTHEIGNYLGFETITGFEFAQKGEAHVKKYGAEMEYALVKQLSKEDNVFKITLDNSKELEAKNILIAVGTAHRSLGIAGEKEFLGKGLSYCTTCDGYFYRGKTVAINGGGDSALSAAVFMADIAEKVYLIHRRDEFRAEDFWIESVKKNPKIEVVYNTNIKEIKGDTKLNEIILDVPYKDLNSIAIDGLFIEIGFVPNVELVRGLGVEIDDGGFIKVDAEQKTNIAGVWAAGDISTNSNKFKQIVTAAAEGAVAAVSIQKHSKKVAV; this is translated from the coding sequence ATGTACGATTTAGCAATTATTGGCGCGGGGCCGGCAGGAATGTCGGCATCAATCTATTCTTCACGGTACGGTGTAAAAAATATTGTTATTGGCCAACCAGGTGGTTTGGCGGCAAATACACACGAGATCGGTAATTATCTTGGATTCGAAACGATTACTGGTTTTGAGTTTGCGCAAAAAGGTGAAGCGCATGTTAAAAAATATGGAGCGGAAATGGAATATGCCTTAGTTAAACAATTAAGTAAGGAAGATAATGTTTTTAAAATTACTTTAGATAATAGTAAAGAGCTTGAGGCAAAAAATATTTTAATTGCCGTCGGCACTGCTCACCGTTCATTGGGTATTGCTGGTGAAAAAGAGTTTTTAGGAAAAGGGTTATCTTATTGTACAACTTGCGATGGTTATTTTTATCGGGGCAAGACAGTGGCAATTAATGGTGGTGGCGATAGTGCCCTGAGTGCTGCTGTTTTTATGGCTGATATCGCTGAGAAGGTTTACTTAATTCATCGTCGTGACGAGTTCCGTGCGGAAGATTTTTGGATTGAATCGGTGAAAAAAAATCCAAAGATTGAAGTGGTTTATAATACCAACATCAAAGAAATTAAAGGTGATACAAAATTGAATGAAATTATTTTAGATGTACCATATAAAGATTTAAACTCCATTGCCATTGACGGTTTGTTTATTGAAATCGGTTTTGTGCCAAACGTAGAGCTAGTTCGTGGCTTGGGGGTAGAAATTGACGATGGCGGTTTTATTAAGGTTGACGCTGAACAAAAAACTAATATTGCGGGCGTGTGGGCAGCGGGAGATATTTCCACAAACTCTAATAAGTTTAAGCAAATTGTAACAGCCGCCGCTGAAGGCGCAGTGGCAGCAGTGAGCATTCAGAAACACAGCAAGAAGGTAGCTGTCTAG
- a CDS encoding 50S ribosomal protein L35 produces the protein MPKIKTHKATVKRFKITKNNKVTQRKAGQDHYNARESGNTKRNKRKDIATSSTITKTIRTLIQQ, from the coding sequence ATGCCGAAAATTAAAACTCATAAAGCAACTGTCAAAAGATTTAAAATAACCAAAAATAATAAGGTTACTCAAAGAAAGGCTGGTCAAGATCATTATAATGCTCGTGAATCTGGTAATACTAAGAGAAATAAGCGAAAAGACATTGCGACTAGTAGTACAATTACTAAAACTATCAGAACTCTTATTCAACAATAG
- the secG gene encoding preprotein translocase subunit SecG — protein MNLLKIGQLIIAILLIVVILLQSKGSGLSGVFGGSGNVFMTKRGFEKKLFVATIVLAVLFFAISLANFI, from the coding sequence ATGAATCTATTAAAAATAGGACAATTAATTATAGCAATCCTTCTTATCGTCGTTATCTTGTTGCAAAGCAAGGGCTCTGGTTTATCTGGTGTTTTTGGTGGCAGTGGTAATGTCTTTATGACCAAAAGAGGTTTTGAAAAAAAACTTTTTGTGGCAACAATCGTCTTAGCAGTATTATTCTTTGCTATCTCTTTGGCTAATTTTATTTAA
- the dprA gene encoding DNA-processing protein DprA — protein sequence MNDFSENTKYLIALSHFLKLGPVKIKRLRKYFPDFKTVFCASVNELMQAGIEEKLALEFISKRQLVPIDKILDQLDREDIGVINIGHEKYPKLLAEIYDPPEILYYRGNLNNITNFNIAIVGSRKYTDYGAQATETIVKDLVRHGLTIVSGLALGIDTVAHNATIKANGCTIAVLGTGINNRAIYPAANKYLADKIIASGGLIFSEFPLNTPPLRHHFPQRNRIVAGLSLGTLVVEAAEKSGALITSKYALDQNREVFAIPGNIYSPVSIGPNNLIKQGAKAVTSADDIIETLNIENVPAKIVSQKIITDTLEEKLILKHLNHEPIHINDIIRTTNLSTSVASSTLIMMEIKGLARNVGGMKYVLGN from the coding sequence ATGAATGATTTTTCTGAAAATACAAAGTACCTAATTGCCCTCTCTCACTTCCTAAAACTCGGCCCTGTCAAAATTAAAAGACTTAGAAAATATTTTCCAGACTTCAAAACAGTTTTTTGTGCTTCTGTCAATGAATTAATGCAGGCCGGCATCGAAGAAAAGCTCGCGCTTGAATTTATTTCCAAGCGACAACTCGTCCCCATTGATAAAATTCTCGACCAACTCGATCGCGAAGATATCGGCGTCATAAACATCGGTCACGAAAAATATCCCAAGCTCCTCGCCGAGATTTATGATCCACCAGAGATTCTATATTATCGTGGCAACCTTAATAACATTACCAACTTCAACATCGCTATTGTTGGTTCACGTAAATACACTGACTATGGTGCGCAAGCAACAGAGACCATCGTTAAGGATTTGGTTCGTCATGGTCTCACCATCGTCAGTGGCCTTGCTCTTGGCATCGACACAGTCGCGCACAATGCCACAATTAAAGCAAACGGCTGCACTATCGCTGTCCTTGGGACTGGCATCAACAATCGCGCCATTTACCCAGCCGCGAATAAATATTTAGCTGATAAAATTATCGCTAGCGGCGGTCTTATTTTTTCCGAATTTCCCCTTAACACTCCGCCACTGCGACATCACTTTCCACAAAGAAACCGCATTGTCGCTGGCCTATCGCTAGGCACACTAGTAGTCGAAGCCGCCGAAAAATCTGGCGCTCTTATTACTTCTAAATATGCACTTGATCAAAATCGCGAAGTCTTCGCTATCCCTGGCAATATTTATTCACCAGTCTCAATAGGACCGAATAATCTTATTAAACAGGGTGCTAAAGCTGTTACTAGTGCTGATGATATTATCGAGACTCTCAATATTGAAAATGTCCCAGCCAAAATTGTCAGTCAAAAAATAATCACCGACACTTTGGAGGAAAAATTAATTCTCAAACACCTCAATCACGAACCAATTCACATCAACGACATTATCAGAACCACAAACCTCTCAACCTCTGTCGCTAGTAGCACATTAATTATGATGGAAATAAAAGGTCTAGCCAGAAACGTTGGCGGTATGAAATATGTTTTGGGGAATTAG
- the murD gene encoding UDP-N-acetylmuramoyl-L-alanine--D-glutamate ligase, whose translation MKLNELKKKKIAILGLGVENYFLIKYLLKEKVECEITICDLRSEKQLGEKYLEFSKLGVQWKLEAEFNRNLGVFNILFRSPGWPIACPGVQAGLKEGSLLFSAMNLFFELCPTTNLIGVTGTKGKGTTSSLIVAILKTAKKRVWLGGNIGVAPFSFINKIKKNDWVVLELSSFQLEDLHKSPHIAVLTNFSPEHLAPADPFNPNFHQNLKSYWDAKANLFIHQKKNDYLVANYKVQDAKCKTSGRIIKFTKSELVSGLVGEHNKENVAAALEVAKILKIDEGIAGRTVKSFKGLEHRIEKVAEVKGIIYYDDSFATIPDSAIIALKSFTQAIILLAGGADKGADFKNFAKEIKKRVKFLVLFKGVGSERIIIELERIKYSADKYIVVDDMNKAIIVARKKAVAGDIVLLSPACASFGVFKNYKERGNLFKEGIMK comes from the coding sequence ATGAAATTAAATGAATTAAAAAAGAAAAAAATTGCTATTCTGGGATTAGGTGTGGAGAACTATTTTTTGATTAAATATTTATTAAAAGAGAAGGTTGAATGTGAGATAACAATCTGTGATTTACGGAGTGAGAAACAATTGGGTGAGAAATATTTAGAATTTTCAAAATTGGGCGTGCAGTGGAAGCTAGAAGCGGAATTCAATCGTAATCTTGGTGTTTTTAATATCTTATTTCGTTCTCCAGGTTGGCCAATTGCCTGCCCAGGTGTTCAGGCTGGATTAAAGGAAGGAAGTTTGTTATTTAGTGCAATGAATTTATTTTTTGAACTATGTCCAACGACGAATTTGATTGGTGTGACTGGAACAAAGGGTAAGGGGACAACATCATCTTTAATTGTGGCGATTTTGAAAACAGCGAAAAAGCGTGTCTGGTTGGGTGGAAATATTGGTGTGGCGCCTTTCTCATTTATTAATAAGATTAAAAAAAATGACTGGGTAGTTTTGGAATTATCATCATTTCAATTAGAAGATTTGCATAAATCACCACACATTGCCGTGTTGACTAATTTTTCGCCGGAACATTTGGCACCGGCCGATCCGTTTAATCCTAATTTTCATCAAAATCTAAAGAGTTATTGGGATGCCAAGGCTAATCTTTTTATTCATCAGAAAAAAAATGATTACTTGGTTGCGAACTATAAGGTTCAGGATGCTAAATGTAAGACTTCTGGAAGAATTATTAAATTTACTAAATCTGAATTAGTCTCTGGGTTGGTAGGCGAGCACAATAAAGAGAATGTGGCTGCCGCTTTAGAAGTGGCGAAAATATTAAAGATTGATGAAGGGATTGCAGGGAGAACGGTGAAAAGCTTTAAGGGCTTAGAGCATCGAATTGAAAAAGTGGCCGAGGTTAAAGGAATTATTTATTATGATGACAGCTTTGCCACAATTCCGGATTCCGCGATTATTGCCTTGAAATCGTTTACGCAAGCGATAATTTTGTTAGCGGGTGGTGCGGACAAGGGGGCTGATTTTAAAAATTTTGCCAAAGAAATAAAAAAGCGGGTGAAGTTCCTGGTTTTATTCAAGGGTGTTGGTAGTGAACGGATTATTATTGAATTAGAAAGGATAAAGTATTCAGCGGATAAATATATCGTGGTTGATGATATGAATAAGGCGATTATAGTGGCTAGGAAAAAGGCTGTGGCTGGTGATATTGTTTTGTTATCACCTGCATGTGCGAGCTTTGGTGTCTTTAAAAATTATAAGGAGCGAGGGAATTTGTTTAAAGAGGGGATTATGAAATAA
- a CDS encoding HD domain-containing protein encodes MKYPVTVAEHSFRAAQIGYILAVMEGDVDPDKIVTMLIIHDNMETRVGDQDKIGARYYSKKEGEDKAFREQTELLPEMIQEKWQRCFNEFEGRSTKEGIIAKDADWLEVAFQAKEYVDTGYKAAQNWIDNVAIAVETKSAKKIIAEMKNVEFTDWFNGLKKMTYTKLKK; translated from the coding sequence ATTAAATATCCAGTAACAGTCGCCGAGCATTCATTTCGCGCAGCACAGATTGGTTATATTTTAGCAGTGATGGAAGGCGATGTTGATCCAGATAAAATTGTTACCATGTTAATCATACATGACAATATGGAAACTAGAGTTGGTGATCAAGACAAGATAGGCGCACGATATTATTCTAAAAAAGAAGGAGAGGACAAAGCTTTTAGAGAGCAGACTGAACTTCTGCCAGAAATGATTCAAGAAAAATGGCAACGATGTTTTAATGAATTTGAAGGGCGAAGTACAAAAGAGGGAATTATAGCCAAGGATGCTGATTGGCTTGAAGTTGCTTTTCAGGCTAAGGAATATGTTGATACGGGGTATAAGGCGGCGCAGAACTGGATTGATAATGTGGCTATAGCTGTTGAAACAAAATCAGCGAAGAAGATTATTGCCGAGATGAAAAATGTGGAGTTTACGGATTGGTTTAATGGTTTGAAAAAAATGACATATACTAAGTTGAAAAAGTAG
- the murI gene encoding glutamate racemase codes for MIGFFDSGFGGLTVLKAVLQEMPEYDYIYLGDNARAPYGGRSQEVIYQYTREAVDFLFSHGASLIVIACNTASSMALRRIQQEYLPAKYPGKNVLGVIRPLAENIVRDKKLKRVGVIGTRATIESDVYPIEIHKLNQEMEVLQNAAPILVPLIEEGWSKKAETRMILRKYLRPLKEQKVQSLILGCTHYPLLLKEMQNIMGARCRVCNPGDVVAKSLREYLTRHPEYNLQKNSKIRKFYITDSVERFKLLGEKFLGEKMVLVEKISL; via the coding sequence ATGATTGGATTTTTTGATTCTGGTTTTGGGGGCTTAACTGTTTTGAAAGCAGTTTTGCAAGAAATGCCAGAATACGATTATATTTATTTGGGTGATAACGCACGGGCGCCATATGGTGGTCGTTCACAGGAGGTGATTTATCAGTATACCCGCGAGGCAGTCGATTTTTTATTTTCTCATGGAGCGTCCTTAATTGTGATTGCTTGTAATACGGCCTCCTCAATGGCTTTGCGTCGGATTCAGCAAGAATATTTGCCGGCCAAATATCCTGGTAAAAATGTATTAGGCGTTATTCGACCACTGGCGGAGAACATTGTTCGTGATAAAAAGTTAAAACGAGTAGGTGTGATTGGCACAAGGGCAACAATAGAATCTGATGTCTATCCGATTGAAATTCATAAACTAAATCAAGAGATGGAGGTCTTGCAAAATGCAGCACCTATATTGGTTCCACTGATTGAAGAAGGTTGGAGTAAGAAAGCGGAAACGAGAATGATTTTAAGAAAATATTTACGCCCATTGAAGGAACAAAAAGTGCAGTCCTTGATTCTTGGCTGCACACACTATCCACTCTTGCTTAAAGAAATGCAAAATATTATGGGGGCACGATGCAGGGTTTGTAATCCTGGTGACGTGGTCGCCAAAAGCTTGCGTGAATATTTAACCAGGCATCCGGAATATAATTTACAAAAAAACAGTAAGATAAGAAAGTTTTATATCACGGATTCAGTGGAGAGATTTAAATTATTAGGAGAGAAATTTTTAGGTGAGAAGATGGTGTTAGTGGAGAAAATTAGTTTATAA
- the trxA gene encoding thioredoxin, with product MSKALDLTNENFETEVLKSDIPVLVDFWAPWCGPCRMMAPVLDELSGEMSGKVKIAKLDVENPNHQQLAMQYQIQSIPNMKLFKGGQVIGDFVGARPKDALKADIESRIK from the coding sequence ATGAGTAAAGCTTTAGATTTAACAAACGAAAATTTTGAAACAGAGGTATTAAAGTCTGACATTCCCGTGTTGGTCGATTTTTGGGCACCTTGGTGTGGTCCATGTCGAATGATGGCGCCGGTTCTTGATGAATTATCAGGGGAAATGAGCGGTAAGGTGAAAATTGCAAAATTGGATGTGGAAAATCCTAATCATCAACAATTGGCAATGCAATATCAGATTCAAAGTATTCCTAATATGAAATTATTTAAAGGTGGCCAAGTTATTGGTGATTTTGTAGGCGCGCGACCAAAGGACGCATTAAAGGCAGACATTGAAAGTAGAATAAAATAA